A region from the Drosophila ananassae strain 14024-0371.13 chromosome 2L, ASM1763931v2, whole genome shotgun sequence genome encodes:
- the LOC6501048 gene encoding uncharacterized protein LOC6501048 isoform X2, whose protein sequence is MYISQPMSWHKVSADSDEEYHSTANEASVGSAPETASDDIEKAVAEAGDLTTEPMAFLQGLNSGNLMQFSQQSVLREMILQDLQAQVSTLPKLEKHNNGGYNFSFELVEPPKSDWTISKALNKLYIRMNKVFNVDIQFKARMPIQPLNLRVFLCFVKDVSGPVLRCQNHLSVEPLTDTNEKERENLLRCGNPNTIYCGTAQGKGISERYSVLIPLNVSRSGGRNGGGLVRQTLAFNFVCQNSCFGRKESCLVFCLENASGDIVGQDFLNVKVCTCPKRDHKQEERQKNVMKRKMHATDTEEDDAEDHPSKSRRLTESMHIKEETESNDSFNTTHRGLPHNWDVSATDNGKYQLSITVPNKEWLLDSIEGMIKEAATQVLRSPNKDRLRSYAQSLLKLKKRAYELP, encoded by the exons ATGTACATTTCCCAGCCAATGTCATGGCACAAAGTCAG CGCTGATTCTGacgaggaataccattcaacTGCCAATGAAGCATCCGTGGGATCGGCACCGGAGACAGCCTCAGATGACATTGAAAAGGCCGTTGCAGAAGCGGGGGACTT AACTACCGAGCCGATGGCCTTCCTGCAAGGACTAAAT TCGGGAAACCTCATGCAGTTCAGCCAG CAATCTGTACTACGCGAGATGATTCTGCAGGATCTCCAGGCCCAGGTCAGCACTCTTCCAAAATTGGAAAAACACAACAACGGTGGCTACAACTTCAGCTTCGAGTTGGTGGAGCCACCCAAGTCGGATTGGACAATCTCTAAAGCGCTTAATAAGCTTTATATCCGCATGAACAAGGTTTTTAACGTTGACATCCAGTTTAAAGCTAGGATGCCCATTCAGCCGCTGAATCTGCGcgtttttctttgttttgtcaAAGATGTCAGTGGCCCGGTGTTGCGTTGTCAGAACCACCTCAGTGTTGAGCCCC tTACCGATACCAATGAGAAAGAGCGCGAAAACTTACTGCGCTGCGGGAATCCCAATACCATCTATTGTGGTACAGCTCAGGGCAAAGGTATTTCCGAACGCTATTCGGTTCTAATTCCTTTAAATGTGTCGCGGTCAGGAGGTCGAAACGGAGGGGGACTGGTACGTCAGACCTTggcatttaattttgtttgtcAAAATTCATGTTTCGGGCGAAAGGAGAGCTGCTTGGTCTTTTGTTTAGAGAATGCAAg tGGTGATATTGTTGGACAGGActttttaaatgttaaagtcTGTACGTGCCCAAAACGTGACCACAAACAGGAAGAACGCCAAAAAAATGTGATGAAGCGAAAAATGCATGCAACCGACACTGAGGAGGATGACGCTGAGGACCATCCGTCGAAGTCGCGCCGGCTCACCGAGTCGATGCACATTAAGGAGGAGACGGAGAGCAATGACAGCTTTAATACCACCCACCGGGGACTGCCCCATAACTGGGATGTGTCGGCAACCGATAATGGAAAATACCAGCTGTCCATTACAGTTCCTAACAAGGAGTGGCTTCTGGACAGCATAGAAGGCATGATCAAGGAGGCGGCCACTCAAGTTCTGCGCAGCCCAAACAAAGACCGTCTGCGCAGCTATGCCCAAAGTCttttaaaactgaaaa AACGTGCCTATGAGTTGCCATGA
- the LOC6499517 gene encoding fatty-acid amide hydrolase 2-A, translating into MEIFLRLLLIVVKVLSWIISPILDKFVYPQKPKRTQVPPIKNPLLLLSIQELRSRLRSRQLTSVELVKAYIDRIESVNSHLNALIESRFPAALKEAQHADDLIAGCASPEAVEKLFEERPLLGLPMTVKESCALEGMTFSVGSLFRKNVKANADGEAVKKLRTAGAIPLLVSATPEYCFSIETDTFLNGRSINPYDFERTPGGSSGGEGSLNGAGASLFGIGSDIGGSIRIPSQYCGIFGHKPSGGVVSVKGHFPDSSDPGIEHYLVEGPMTRFAVDLNDLLRVMAGQENSKKLRLTEPVQLNKIKVHYALGFDGLNGLIHMPVDESIRNAICRAATHLKTLGLEVTQSQLPNLSNSVEMALSGIAGQDGMVYLLEGPEESGKVRQTLWEILRSLVGQSSYTTNALMFELLRRTNAFMTRAKVNQYLEESRLRIGEFSKLLGDNGVLLFPTLNLPAPRHKWSVFSLWGVDYTLIFNVLGLPVTHVPMGLDERGLPYGFSVIAGPNQDRLCLRVAVELERAFGGWKPPVPHEINELKDIVYPF; encoded by the exons ATGGAAATATTTCTTCGTCTGCTCCTGATAGTCGTAAAGGTGTTATCCTGGATCATCAGCCCGATTCTGGATAAGTTCGTGTATCCCCAGAAACCCAAAAGAACCCAAGTTCCTCCGATCAAAAATCCACTTCTCCTTTTGAGTATCCAGGAGCTGCGCAGTCGTCTTCGGTCACGTCAG TTGACTTCTGTGGAGCTGGTGAAGGCATACATCGACCGAATCGAGAGCGTTAATTCGCATTTAAATGCGCTGATTGAGTCCCGTTTCCCGGCTGCTCTGAAGGAGGCCCAACATGCCGATGACCTAATAGCCGGATGCGCATCTCCAGAGGCGGTGGAGAAGCTTTTCGAAGAGCGTCCCCTGCTGGGACTGCCCATGACCGTCAAGGAGTCATGTGCCCTCGAAGGAATGACCTTTTCTGTGGGCAGTCTCTTCCGGAAAAATGTAAAAGCCAATGCGGATGGCGAGGCGGTGAAAAAATTAAGAACTGCCGGAGCTATTCCTCTTCTGGTCTCTGCAACTCCCGAGTATTGTTTTAGCATCGAAACGGATACCTTCTTGAACGGACGATCCATCAACCCGTACGACTTTGAGAGGACTCCGGGGGGCAGCTCTGGCGGTGAG GGCTCTCTCAATGGCGCTGGAGCCTCTTTGTTTGGAATTGGGTCGGATATTGGAGGATCCATTCGTATTCCCAGCCAGTACTGTGGCATCTTTGGACACAAGCCCTCCGGCGGAGTGGTGTCCGTTAAGGGACACTTTCCCGACTCCTCCGATCCGGGTATCGAACACTATCTGGTGGAGGGACCAATGACCCGGTTCGCCGTGGATCTCAAcgatctacttcgagtgatggCGGGCCAGGAAAACTCCAAAAAGTTGCGCCTAACCGAACCTGTCCAACTGAACAAAATAAAAGTGCACTATGCACTGGGTTTCGACGGCCTGAACGGACTCATTCACATGCCTGTTGATGAGAGCATTCGGAATGCCATTTGCAGAGCAGCCACTCACCTGAAGACCCTCGGCCTGGAGGTGACTCAGTCCCAGTTGCCCAATCTCAGCAACTCGGTGGAAATGGCTCTATCGGGAATCGCTGGACAAGATGGAATGGTCTACCTGCTGGAAGGACCTGAGGAGTCGGGTAAAGTGCGGCAGACCCTTTGGGAGATATTACGCAGTCTGGTGGGTCAGTCCAGTTACACAACCAACGCTCTGATGTTCGAGTTGTTGCGTCGAACCAACGCCTTCATGACCAGAGCAAAGGTGAATCAGTATCTGGAAGAGTCACGGCTCCGCATCGGAGAGTTCAGC AAACTTCTCGGCGATAATGGCGTGCTGCTGTTCCCCACCTTGAACTTGCCGGCTCCCAGGCACAAGTGGTCAGTATTTTCCCTCTGGGGCGTCGACTACACCCTGATCTTCAATGTGCTGGGTCTTCCGGTTACCCATGTGCCCATGGGTCTGGACGAACGTGGACTTCCGTACGGGTTTTCCGTCATTGCGGGTCCAAACCAGGACAGGTTGTGCCTTCGAGTCGCCGTAGAGCTAGAAAGGGCTTTTGGCGGTTGGAAGCCACCTGTTCCACACGAGATTAATGAATTAAAAGATATTGTTTACccgttttaa
- the LOC6501047 gene encoding cystinosin homolog isoform X1 has protein sequence MGLAFVLLVLLATVGLGNGQTGRLTVDSHDITVLLNTNETFVVYAYELLEQSVRVTLKTDSDDHLRLEPDSFDYPSGSTQNQSVVITGLNAGYVQVTASSDQDANQAIVDDVFLRVTVAKNEGLIYTSIVFGWIYFAAWSVSFYPQIWINYRRKSVEGLNFDFLTLNIVGFTLYSMFNCGLYFITGLQEEYEERHPRGLNPVLLNDVVFSLHAMFATCITIIQCFIYERGQQRVSFIAYGILGIFAVVVVVSAGLAGGGVIHWLDFLYYCSYVKLTITIIKYVPQALMNYRRKSTSGWSIGNILLDFTGGTLSMLQMILNAHNYDDWASLFGDPTKFGLGLFSVLFDIFFMLQHYVFYRHTRESSTSDLTNVTEAQNRATDNTPSEENIVKY, from the exons ATGGGCCTGGCGTTTGTACTCCTTGTTCTTCTGGCTACAG TTGGCCTGGGAAATGGACAAACCGGTCGACTTACCGTCGATTCCCATGACATCACCGTTCTTCTGAACACAAACGAGACTTTCGTGGTCTATGCCTA TGAATTGTTGGAGCAAAGTGTGCGAGTTACTCTGAAGACGGATTCGGACGATCATTTGCGACTGGAGCCTGACTCCTTCGATTATCCCTCCGGCAGCACCCAAAACCAATCGGTGGTAATAACTGGCTTAAATGCTGGCTATGTTCAAGTCACGGCCTCCAGCGATCAGGATGCCAATCAGGCgat CGTGGATGATGTTTTTCTGCGAGTAACGGTGGCAAAAAATGAAGGCCTTATCTACACTTCGATTGTTTTCGGATGGATTTACTTTGCCGCCTGGTCGGTGTCCTTTTATCCGCAGATCTGGATCAACTACCGCCGCAAATCCGTGGAAGGACTGAACTTTGACTTCCTCACCCTCAACATTGTTGGCTTCACTCTGTACAGCATGTTCAATTGCGGCCTCTACTTCATTACTGGCCTGCAGGAGGAGTACGAGGAGCGTCATCCTCGTGGTCTGAATCCGGTGTTGCTGAATGATGTGGTCTTCTCACTGCACGCCATGTTCGCCACCTGTATAACAATCATACAGTGTTTTATTTATGAG AGGGGACAGCAAAGGGTGTCATTTATAGCCTATGGCATCTTGGGCATCTTTgccgtggtggtggtggtctCAGCCGGGCTGGCTGGCGGTGGAGTCATCCATTGGCTGGACTTCCTGTACTACTGCAGTTATGTCAAGCTGACCATCACCATCATCAAGTATGTGCCTCAAGCGTTGATGAACTATCGCAGGAAGAGCACGTCCGGATGGAGTATTGGTAATATCCTGCTCGACTTTACTGGAGGAACTCTAAGCATGTTACAGATGATCCTAAATGCCCACAATTATG ACGATTGGGCTTCACTATTTGGTGATCCGACAAAGTTCGGCTTGGGTCTTTTTTCTGTGCTGTTTGATATTTTCTTTATGCTTCAGCACTACGTGTTTTACAG GCACACCAGAGAGTCCTCGACCTCTGACCTCACCAATGTCACAGAGGCGCAAAATCGAGCTACAGACAATACACCTagtgaagaaaatattgtgaaaTATTAA
- the LOC6501048 gene encoding uncharacterized protein LOC6501048 isoform X3: MKLYQLYERKQSVLREMILQDLQAQVSTLPKLEKHNNGGYNFSFELVEPPKSDWTISKALNKLYIRMNKVFNVDIQFKARMPIQPLNLRVFLCFVKDVSGPVLRCQNHLSVEPLTDTNEKERENLLRCGNPNTIYCGTAQGKGISERYSVLIPLNVSRSGGRNGGGLVRQTLAFNFVCQNSCFGRKESCLVFCLENASGDIVGQDFLNVKVCTCPKRDHKQEERQKNVMKRKMHATDTEEDDAEDHPSKSRRLTESMHIKEETESNDSFNTTHRGLPHNWDVSATDNGKYQLSITVPNKEWLLDSIEGMIKEAATQVLRSPNKDRLRSYAQSLLKLKKRAYELP, from the exons ATGAAGCTCTACCAGCTCTACGAGCGGAAA CAATCTGTACTACGCGAGATGATTCTGCAGGATCTCCAGGCCCAGGTCAGCACTCTTCCAAAATTGGAAAAACACAACAACGGTGGCTACAACTTCAGCTTCGAGTTGGTGGAGCCACCCAAGTCGGATTGGACAATCTCTAAAGCGCTTAATAAGCTTTATATCCGCATGAACAAGGTTTTTAACGTTGACATCCAGTTTAAAGCTAGGATGCCCATTCAGCCGCTGAATCTGCGcgtttttctttgttttgtcaAAGATGTCAGTGGCCCGGTGTTGCGTTGTCAGAACCACCTCAGTGTTGAGCCCC tTACCGATACCAATGAGAAAGAGCGCGAAAACTTACTGCGCTGCGGGAATCCCAATACCATCTATTGTGGTACAGCTCAGGGCAAAGGTATTTCCGAACGCTATTCGGTTCTAATTCCTTTAAATGTGTCGCGGTCAGGAGGTCGAAACGGAGGGGGACTGGTACGTCAGACCTTggcatttaattttgtttgtcAAAATTCATGTTTCGGGCGAAAGGAGAGCTGCTTGGTCTTTTGTTTAGAGAATGCAAg tGGTGATATTGTTGGACAGGActttttaaatgttaaagtcTGTACGTGCCCAAAACGTGACCACAAACAGGAAGAACGCCAAAAAAATGTGATGAAGCGAAAAATGCATGCAACCGACACTGAGGAGGATGACGCTGAGGACCATCCGTCGAAGTCGCGCCGGCTCACCGAGTCGATGCACATTAAGGAGGAGACGGAGAGCAATGACAGCTTTAATACCACCCACCGGGGACTGCCCCATAACTGGGATGTGTCGGCAACCGATAATGGAAAATACCAGCTGTCCATTACAGTTCCTAACAAGGAGTGGCTTCTGGACAGCATAGAAGGCATGATCAAGGAGGCGGCCACTCAAGTTCTGCGCAGCCCAAACAAAGACCGTCTGCGCAGCTATGCCCAAAGTCttttaaaactgaaaa AACGTGCCTATGAGTTGCCATGA
- the LOC6501048 gene encoding uncharacterized protein LOC6501048 isoform X1: MSLQASSSFSMTINQNSCSISRTNSQTYFFGGFDDPSNVDLSPIFECDLFPEGPPVQSTGPSAPLVPCNNSTSFAVVQSEPNGIAALPSRIFVNNRGTWTQTPGILIPKRADSDEEYHSTANEASVGSAPETASDDIEKAVAEAGDLTTEPMAFLQGLNSGNLMQFSQQSVLREMILQDLQAQVSTLPKLEKHNNGGYNFSFELVEPPKSDWTISKALNKLYIRMNKVFNVDIQFKARMPIQPLNLRVFLCFVKDVSGPVLRCQNHLSVEPLTDTNEKERENLLRCGNPNTIYCGTAQGKGISERYSVLIPLNVSRSGGRNGGGLVRQTLAFNFVCQNSCFGRKESCLVFCLENASGDIVGQDFLNVKVCTCPKRDHKQEERQKNVMKRKMHATDTEEDDAEDHPSKSRRLTESMHIKEETESNDSFNTTHRGLPHNWDVSATDNGKYQLSITVPNKEWLLDSIEGMIKEAATQVLRSPNKDRLRSYAQSLLKLKKRAYELP, translated from the exons ATGTCTCTGCAAGCCTCTTCGTCGTTTAGCATGACCATTAACCA AAATTCTTGCAGCATTTCAAGAACCAACAGCCAAACTTACTTCTTCGGAGGCTTCGACGATCCGTCGAACGTGGACTTGAGCCCGATCTTTGAGTGCGATTTGTTTCCAGAGGGGCCGCCTGTGCAGTCTACTGGTCCTAGCGCTCCTCTTGTGCCTTGCAATAACTCCACAAGCTTCGCTGTCGTTCAGAGTGAGCCAAATGGAATTGCGGCTCTACCCTCCAGGATATTTGTTAATAATAGAGGAACCTGGACTCAAACTCCCGGAATATTAATCCCCAAACG CGCTGATTCTGacgaggaataccattcaacTGCCAATGAAGCATCCGTGGGATCGGCACCGGAGACAGCCTCAGATGACATTGAAAAGGCCGTTGCAGAAGCGGGGGACTT AACTACCGAGCCGATGGCCTTCCTGCAAGGACTAAAT TCGGGAAACCTCATGCAGTTCAGCCAG CAATCTGTACTACGCGAGATGATTCTGCAGGATCTCCAGGCCCAGGTCAGCACTCTTCCAAAATTGGAAAAACACAACAACGGTGGCTACAACTTCAGCTTCGAGTTGGTGGAGCCACCCAAGTCGGATTGGACAATCTCTAAAGCGCTTAATAAGCTTTATATCCGCATGAACAAGGTTTTTAACGTTGACATCCAGTTTAAAGCTAGGATGCCCATTCAGCCGCTGAATCTGCGcgtttttctttgttttgtcaAAGATGTCAGTGGCCCGGTGTTGCGTTGTCAGAACCACCTCAGTGTTGAGCCCC tTACCGATACCAATGAGAAAGAGCGCGAAAACTTACTGCGCTGCGGGAATCCCAATACCATCTATTGTGGTACAGCTCAGGGCAAAGGTATTTCCGAACGCTATTCGGTTCTAATTCCTTTAAATGTGTCGCGGTCAGGAGGTCGAAACGGAGGGGGACTGGTACGTCAGACCTTggcatttaattttgtttgtcAAAATTCATGTTTCGGGCGAAAGGAGAGCTGCTTGGTCTTTTGTTTAGAGAATGCAAg tGGTGATATTGTTGGACAGGActttttaaatgttaaagtcTGTACGTGCCCAAAACGTGACCACAAACAGGAAGAACGCCAAAAAAATGTGATGAAGCGAAAAATGCATGCAACCGACACTGAGGAGGATGACGCTGAGGACCATCCGTCGAAGTCGCGCCGGCTCACCGAGTCGATGCACATTAAGGAGGAGACGGAGAGCAATGACAGCTTTAATACCACCCACCGGGGACTGCCCCATAACTGGGATGTGTCGGCAACCGATAATGGAAAATACCAGCTGTCCATTACAGTTCCTAACAAGGAGTGGCTTCTGGACAGCATAGAAGGCATGATCAAGGAGGCGGCCACTCAAGTTCTGCGCAGCCCAAACAAAGACCGTCTGCGCAGCTATGCCCAAAGTCttttaaaactgaaaa AACGTGCCTATGAGTTGCCATGA
- the LOC6501047 gene encoding cystinosin homolog isoform X2, with translation MGLAFVLLVLLATVGLGNGQTGRLTVDSHDITVLLNTNETFVVYAYELLEQSVRVTLKTDSDDHLRLEPDSFDYPSGSTQNQSVVITGLNAGYVQVTASSDQDANQAIVDDVFLRVTVAKNEGLIYTSIVFGWIYFAAWSVSFYPQIWINYRRKSVEGLNFDFLTLNIVGFTLYSMFNCGLYFITGLQEEYEERHPRGLNPVLLNDVVFSLHAMFATCITIIQCFIYERGQQRVSFIAYGILGIFAVVVVVSAGLAGGGVIHWLDFLYYCSYVKLTITIIKYVPQALMNYRRKSTSGWSIGNILLDFTGGTLSMLQMILNAHNYDDWASLFGDPTKFGLGLFSVLFDIFFMLQHYVFYR, from the exons ATGGGCCTGGCGTTTGTACTCCTTGTTCTTCTGGCTACAG TTGGCCTGGGAAATGGACAAACCGGTCGACTTACCGTCGATTCCCATGACATCACCGTTCTTCTGAACACAAACGAGACTTTCGTGGTCTATGCCTA TGAATTGTTGGAGCAAAGTGTGCGAGTTACTCTGAAGACGGATTCGGACGATCATTTGCGACTGGAGCCTGACTCCTTCGATTATCCCTCCGGCAGCACCCAAAACCAATCGGTGGTAATAACTGGCTTAAATGCTGGCTATGTTCAAGTCACGGCCTCCAGCGATCAGGATGCCAATCAGGCgat CGTGGATGATGTTTTTCTGCGAGTAACGGTGGCAAAAAATGAAGGCCTTATCTACACTTCGATTGTTTTCGGATGGATTTACTTTGCCGCCTGGTCGGTGTCCTTTTATCCGCAGATCTGGATCAACTACCGCCGCAAATCCGTGGAAGGACTGAACTTTGACTTCCTCACCCTCAACATTGTTGGCTTCACTCTGTACAGCATGTTCAATTGCGGCCTCTACTTCATTACTGGCCTGCAGGAGGAGTACGAGGAGCGTCATCCTCGTGGTCTGAATCCGGTGTTGCTGAATGATGTGGTCTTCTCACTGCACGCCATGTTCGCCACCTGTATAACAATCATACAGTGTTTTATTTATGAG AGGGGACAGCAAAGGGTGTCATTTATAGCCTATGGCATCTTGGGCATCTTTgccgtggtggtggtggtctCAGCCGGGCTGGCTGGCGGTGGAGTCATCCATTGGCTGGACTTCCTGTACTACTGCAGTTATGTCAAGCTGACCATCACCATCATCAAGTATGTGCCTCAAGCGTTGATGAACTATCGCAGGAAGAGCACGTCCGGATGGAGTATTGGTAATATCCTGCTCGACTTTACTGGAGGAACTCTAAGCATGTTACAGATGATCCTAAATGCCCACAATTATG ACGATTGGGCTTCACTATTTGGTGATCCGACAAAGTTCGGCTTGGGTCTTTTTTCTGTGCTGTTTGATATTTTCTTTATGCTTCAGCACTACGTGTTTTACAGGTAA
- the LOC6501046 gene encoding scaffold protein salvador — protein MNYLTILLCNRKPTMLSRRSKEKQHKEGVVGKYVKKDTPPEIPVINVWSSDQRSKKKTLQRCASTSPSCEFHPRSSSTSRNTYSCADSQPDYYHARRAQSQMPLQPHSQHHHSHTHMHTHPPLPPHQFRASSNQLSQGSAGSSTSNYVNIEQLDRMRRQQSSPLLHSTPSPGPAAGGFQRSYSTTQQHPHPHPHMAAASYDGDQGMLSASYANMLQLQQRPNSPVHYAIPPPQAQQPQQLQQQHHQQHASTPFGSTLRFDTAGMSFRDRQPRYHPTRSPMQQQQHLQHQQLAPHLGGSYSSDSYPIYENPYRVSSMRATQSQRSESPIYSNTTASSATLAVVPPPHHQGHLAVPAAGASGGGSLSGSGRDGSSGSIRGASTSVQSLYAPPRTPPTGAGGIGGSANGSLQKVPSQQSLTEAEELPLPPGWATQYTLHGRKYYIDHNAHTTHWNHPLEREGLPVGWRRVVSKLHGTYYENQYTGKCQRQHPCLTSYYVYTTSAEPPKAIRPEASLYAPPTHTHNALVPANPYLLEEIPKWLAVYSEADSSKDHLLQFNMFSLPELEGFDSMLVRLFKQELGTIVGFYERYRRALILEKNRRAGQNPNQNQ, from the exons ATGAACTATTTAACAATTCTGCTGTGCAACCGAAAACCGACGATGCTCTCGCGCCGGAGCAAGGAGAAACAGCACAAGGAGGGCGTGGTGGGAAAGTACGTGAAGAAGGACACTCCGCCGGAGATTCCCGTCATCAATGTGTGGTCCAGTGACCAGCGGTCCAAGAAGAAAACGCTCCAGCGCTGCGCCAGCACCTCGCCCAGTTGCGAGTTCCATCCGCGCAGTTCGAGCACCAGCCGGAACACATATTCCTGTGCAGACTCTCAGCCGGACTACTACCATGCCCGGCGGGCACAGAGCCAGATGCCTCTCCAGCCGCACAGCCAGCACCATCACTCCCACACCCATATGCATACGCATCCGCCCCTGCCGCCCCACCAATTTCGGGCCAGCAGCAACCAGCTGAGTCAGGGCAGCGCcggcagcagcaccagcaactATGTAAACATTGAGCAACTGGATCGGATGCGTCGCCAGCAGTCATCCCCATTGCTGCATAGCACTCCGTCACCGGGTCCCGCTGCAGGGGGATTCCAGCGCAGCTACTCCACCACTCAGcagcatccgcatccgcatccgcatatGGCGGCAGCTAGCTACGACGGCGATCAGGGCATGCTAAGTGCATCCTACGCGAATATGTTGCAACTGCAGCAGCGGCCCAACTCCCCCGTCCACTACGCTATCCCGCCACCACAAGCACAGCAGCCCCAACAGCTCCAACAGCAACATCACCAGCAGCATGCATCCACCCCATTTGGGTCTACGTTGCGTTTCGATACGGCGGGCATGTCCTTCAGGGATCGCCAGCCACGGTATCACCCCACCAG GTCACCaatgcaacaacagcaacacttGCAGCACCAGCAACTGGCGCCGCACCTGGGTGGCAGCTACTCCAGTGATTCTTACCCGATCTACGAGAACCCGTACCGCGTCTCCTCGATGCGAGCCACTCAGTCGCAGCGGTCAGAGTCGCCGATCTATAGCAACACAACGGCTTCATCTGCCACGCTGGCCGTGGTACCACCGCCCCACCACCAAGGACATCTAGCGGTTCCTGCAGCCGGTGCCAGTGGTGGGGGATCTCTCAGCGGCAGTGGCCGTGACGGCAGCTCGGGCAGCATTCGTGGCGCCTCTACCTCAGTGCAGTCTTTGTATGCACCACCCCGCACACCTCCGACTGGGGCGGGCGGGATCGGCGGCAGCGCGAATGGATCCCTTCAGAAGGTGCCATCGCAACAATCGCTCACGGAGGCCGAGGAGCTGCCCCTGCCTCCGGGTTGGGCTACGCAATACACCTTGCATGGCAGAAAGTACTACATCGACCACAATGCTCATACGACTCACTGGAATCATCCCCTGGAGCGAGAGGGTCTGCCCGTGGGATGGAGGCGGGTTGTGTCCAAACTACATGGCACATACTACGAGAACCAGTACACTGGGAAGTGCCAACGGCAGCATCCGTGCCTGACCTCGTACTACGTATATACGACATCCGCGGAGCCGCCAAAGGCCATCCGTCCGGAGGCTTCTCTCTACGCCCCACCCACTCATACCCACAACGCTCTGGTGCCGGCGAATCCCTATCTTCTTGAGGAAATACCCAAGTGGCTGGCCGTCTACTCCGAGGCGGACTCATCAAAGGACCACCTGCTTCAGTTCAACATGTTCAGTCTGCCGGAACTGGAGGGCTTCGATAGCATGCTGGTGCGACTTTTCAAGCAAGAGCTGGGCACCATTGTGGGATTTTATGAGCGCTATCG TCGCGCTTTAATACTCGAGAAGAATCGTCGGGCCGGCCAGAATCCCAATCAGAATCAGTga
- the LOC6499516 gene encoding putative gustatory receptor 94a — translation MDLSSDSTHRSMVKFLTITLVALMTFFGLLSNRYYSGSREKFRFSIIYLVYDIFWTVGFTIMYGHQIVKEYYQGQINLRDAITLYSYMNITVAVINYVTQMIISEHVAKMMSAVPFFEILRKFRLNSKSLYIAISTAFIKSIGFPFILEVAFILQQRRLHPELSLFWTIYRLFPLVISNLLNNCYYGAMIVVLEIIKALNFRVETVLKEVNILQREEQLKLNTTYYRMQRFCSLADELDSLAISYRLIYVHTGKYLSPMSLSMILSLICHLLGMTVGFYSLYYAVADTFIGGKPYDGLGSLINLVFLFISLAEITLLTHLCNNLLIATQRTGTLLQDMNLRHADPRFRKAVQDFTLFVTLSRFKIKPLGLYELDMTLIMNVFSTVASFLLILVQADLSQRFRML, via the coding sequence ATGGACTTGTCCAGCGATTCGACCCATCGCAGCATGGTAAAATTCCTAACAATCACACTGGTAGCCCTTATGACATTTTTTGGGCTCCTCTCCAACCGCTATTATTCTGGCAGCCGCGAGAAGTTCAGATTCTCAATAATATATCTCGTTTATGACATTTTCTGGACTGTTGGATTTACGATAATGTATGGACACCAGATTGTCAAGGAATACTATCAGGGTCAGATAAACCTACGAGATGCCATCACGCTGTACAGCTACATGAACATTACAGTGGCAGTTATAAACTATGTAACACAAATGATCATAAGTGAACATGTAGCCAAGATGATGAGTGCCGTACCCTTCTTCGAGATTCTGAGGAAGTTTCGCCTCAATAGCAAATCGCTGTATATTGCCATTTCGACGGCTTTTATCAAGTCTATTGGGTTCCCCTTCATCTTGGAGGTGGCATTTATTCTACAGCAGCGGCGCCTGCATCCCGAACTAAGTTTATTTTGGACCATATACAGACTGTTTCCGTTGGTCATCTCAAACCTATTGAATAATTGTTATTATGGCGCAATGATTGTAGTATTGGAAATTATTAAGGCCCTGAATTTCCGTGTGGAAACGGTCCTCAAGGAGGTTAATATTTTGCAAAGGGAGGAGCAATTAAAGTTGAACACCACCTACTACCGCATGCAGCGATTCTGCTCCTTGGCCGATGAACTGGACAGTCTGGCGATCAGCTACAGGTTAATATACGTTCATACCGGAAAATACCTAAGCCCTATGTCGCTTTCCATGATCCTATCACTGATTTGTCATCTCCTCGGAATGACAGTTGGATTCTACAGCCTATACTACGCCGTAGCGGATACTTTCATTGGCGGAAAACCGTACGACGGCTTGGGTTCCCTCATCAATTTGGTGTTCCTCTTCATTTCGCTAGCGGAAATCACACTACTGACCCATTTGTGCAATAACTTGTTGATTGCCACCCAAAGAACTGGCACACTTTTGCAGGATATGAATCTGCGACATGCAGACCCTCGCTTTCGCAAAGCTGTCCAGGATTTTACCCTATTTGTGACACTCAGTCGATTCAAAATCAAGCCCTTGGGTCTGTATGAACTAGATATGACACTGATTATGAATGTCTTCTCGACGGTGGCCAGCTTTTTGCTTATCCTGGTGCAAGCGGATCTCTCGCAACGGTTCAGGATGCTCTAG